CGTCGAAGGGCGCCTCAGGTATTAGCGCCGACGAGCGCTCGGGCCTGCGAGTCGGTTGCGGCCGGCAACACGCCGAGGCGCATCTCTACATCGTTGCGTTTGAAGTGCAGCGTGAGGATTACAGCGCCGCGCGTGCGTCGCACAGCGTGCGAGGCGACTTCGCTCGCGTTCCAGCAGAGCCGCCCGAGCTCGCCAGCCGAAGGCTTGTAGACACCGAAGCACTCGGCACCAATTAGAATGGAGTCGCCGGCGTCGACTGCGAACCCCGAGACGCTCGCGAGCTTGGCGCTGCTCGAAGGGTCGTGCGGCGTCATGCGCTCGAAAACATCGACCTCATCGCGGTACGCGGTGAGGGATCGCTCGAAATCTGCGCCGCCGGGCGGCAGGTCCGGAGCCTCGTAGCTGCACGTGACCTGCGCGGTCTCCTCGCCGGCGTGCGCGATCGTACAGAAGTAACTTCGATTGAACGTCCCCGCAGGGATCGGATGCGTGAATGCGGCGATGTAGTCGCGCGGCGAGGGCGTCGCCTGCGGATTGACGGCATCTCGCAGCAGTCCAATGCTGGCGGCGAAGTTCGCCCCAGACGAACCGCATAAGCACGCAATCCGAGCACCGGCGCCGGGGACCAAGACCAGTGACGCTAGCGCTCGACCTCTCTGTGGAGCGCTGTCGCCGGTAAGCTCGATCGCGCCGTAGCCGTCGGCGAACGGGTCAAAGCGAAAAAGATTGGGCGATACCTTGCCGCATGAGCTTTGCAGGGGCCAAAGTCCGCTTCCGAACCTGAAGGGGCGCCTGCAGGCGGGCACCATCGTGAGCGCAGTGGGTCGCCCGTTCACGGGCGGCACCCACAGGTGCACGGGGAGCAATCTCATCGAACGGGCGGGGAGCGCTACGCGCGCCGTGCGCACGATGGTTCCCGCTAAGCGAACGTAGTATGGACCGGCATGTATCGGTCGCTTTCCCCAGTTGGAAGCGATGACGAAGCCACTCTTCGAGGACGGGTCAGCCAGGAGCACGGCATTGTCATGCCTGCCCGAGAATCCTCGGCTTCTCAGCGTCGCCAAGCTTGGAACGAGACGGCCGAGTCTGAGGAGCAGCGAGAGATGTGACTGCGACGCTGGCGCCAGGGCGTGCGTGCCATCGATGGCGATGGGCAAGACGTACGGTGCGCCGTCCGCGGCCGGACGCAACTCGTATCGAATGTCGCGAATGTCACATGTTAGGCCGCGCTCGCGGCACTCTTTGAGCATCGCGACCGTCGCAGCTGCATAGTCCGTCGGCGGCAAGCCGGCACCGGAAGAAAAGAGGCTCAGCGGCCAGATGACGTGCGCATCGACTACGGCGTGCGTGGTTGCGAGCAATGGCCCCCAGCGCGCGATCAAGTCGCCGAAGCTCGCCGTCGGCGTCAGTCGCGCGGAAACGCTTGGCTGATCGCAGTACGCGCAGGCGTTGAACGCGGCGTCCCAGTCATATGCCCAGTTTGCCCACGGCACTTCCCAGCCCGCGGGATAGATCGTGTCTTGCACGGGGAAGTTCACGATGCCGTGCGCGCCGTCCGCCAGGAACTCGGCGAGCGCAAGGGTGGTGTTCGTCGGATCTGCCGGGCGCGGCGCGTTCTCTTCAGCCGTCTGCAGCCACCCCGCTTGGAACTCCGCCATCATCACCGGCACGTGCGATTGCGTGCCAAGGAGGTCCGTCGAGAAATCGATCTGCTCGCGGTCGTGCTCGCCGATTCGGTATGCATCGCTCTGGTACCAATCGCCCCACGCCCAAGCGGGCGACGCGGCCGTCACCTTCATCTCGTACGTGTTGATGAAGAGAGGTACATGCTCGCCCACCGTCGCGCGCACGGTCGCCTTCAGCCAGCCGACGTATTCATGCCAGTGCGGCGCGGGCCAGGTATCGTTGTCGAGATACGCCCCCTGGTCATCGTCGAGCGCGACGGCGATGACGTCGTGGGAGTACGGTGCGACGACCGAGAGCACGTCGTGCAGCCACCTCGCCGCGTAACGCAGATGTGTCCGGTTGTGCAGCCATTCGTCCGCGGCTGCATCGGCGTGCTGATTCTGGAGCGTCGCGGTGGCCGGATAGCGGCCTTCCAGCACGTCGTGTAACGGCATGTCGTACTCCGGCCGCTCGAGGAGCCAGGCGGGGTAACCGCCGTTGCGCCACTCGTTGCGAATCACG
The genomic region above belongs to Candidatus Dormiibacterota bacterium and contains:
- a CDS encoding beta-galactosidase; protein product: AVATLLLLLLPRPSLAAPAGAWATWHASRVVQMDGYPVFEVDGKPFFVYGAAFFYERIPRDVWERSLTQYRDILRINTIDLYVPWNWQEPTQGHLDFTGRTNPRRDLIGVLKIIHRLGFKIVLRPGPVIRNEWRNGGYPAWLLERPEYDMPLHDVLEGRYPATATLQNQHADAAADEWLHNRTHLRYAARWLHDVLSVVAPYSHDVIAVALDDDQGAYLDNDTWPAPHWHEYVGWLKATVRATVGEHVPLFINTYEMKVTAASPAWAWGDWYQSDAYRIGEHDREQIDFSTDLLGTQSHVPVMMAEFQAGWLQTAEENAPRPADPTNTTLALAEFLADGAHGIVNFPVQDTIYPAGWEVPWANWAYDWDAAFNACAYCDQPSVSARLTPTASFGDLIARWGPLLATTHAVVDAHVIWPLSLFSSGAGLPPTDYAAATVAMLKECRERGLTCDIRDIRYELRPAADGAPYVLPIAIDGTHALAPASQSHLSLLLRLGRLVPSLATLRSRGFSGRHDNAVLLADPSSKSGFVIASNWGKRPIHAGPYYVRLAGTIVRTARVALPARSMRLLPVHLWVPPVNGRPTALTMVPACRRPFRFGSGLWPLQSSCGKVSPNLFRFDPFADGYGAIELTGDSAPQRGRALASLVLVPGAGARIACLCGSSGANFAASIGLLRDAVNPQATPSPRDYIAAFTHPIPAGTFNRSYFCTIAHAGEETAQVTCSYEAPDLPPGGADFERSLTAYRDEVDVFERMTPHDPSSSAKLASVSGFAVDAGDSILIGAECFGVYKPSAGELGRLCWNASEVASHAVRRTRGAVILTLHFKRNDVEMRLGVLPAATDSQARALVGANT